The Niastella koreensis GR20-10 genome includes a window with the following:
- a CDS encoding response regulator, translating to MTIKVAITDDHPIVANGLKKILDDFPNINVVAVYATGNAMLKEVAASMPDVMLLDMNLPDLEGPDLARQLIKKHPSIKIIVLTSSDVTVQVKKMLQLGCQGYLLKDSDDSTIVQAIETVYNGGQFLSPAVQQQLVNDMFRNKSQKQNTLLTRREKEVLQLITQEYTNQEIADKLFISLHTVDNHRSSLLQKLDAKNTAGLVKKAIENGLVD from the coding sequence ATGACAATTAAAGTAGCCATTACAGACGATCATCCAATAGTAGCCAATGGACTGAAAAAGATCCTGGATGATTTTCCCAATATCAACGTGGTAGCGGTGTATGCAACCGGCAATGCCATGCTGAAAGAAGTAGCTGCTTCCATGCCCGATGTAATGCTGCTAGACATGAACCTTCCCGACCTGGAAGGCCCTGACCTTGCCCGTCAGTTGATCAAAAAACATCCCTCCATCAAAATAATTGTACTTACCAGCAGCGACGTTACCGTTCAGGTAAAAAAAATGCTGCAACTGGGTTGCCAGGGTTACCTGCTGAAAGACTCAGATGACAGCACGATTGTTCAGGCTATTGAAACTGTTTATAACGGCGGACAATTTCTTTCTCCGGCCGTTCAACAGCAGTTGGTGAACGATATGTTCAGGAACAAAAGCCAGAAACAAAATACGCTGCTCACCCGCCGCGAAAAAGAAGTACTGCAACTGATTACCCAGGAATATACCAACCAGGAGATAGCCGATAAATTGTTTATCAGTTTGCATACGGTAGACAATCACCGCAGCAGCCTGTTACAAAAACTAGATGCCAAAAACACCGCAGGGCTGGTAAAGAAAGCGATCGAAAACGGCCTGGTAGATTAA
- a CDS encoding tetratricopeptide repeat-containing sensor histidine kinase, translated as MWCKISIAVRFLCLLLLSCYMNLFSLNALGQGAVAENKPQTIVTDTRLNDTISINAVIKTADGLREQFIDSALGLYNKAMRASQLLHYNYGMAKTLFGISRCYNNKEQKESSVFYARQALNWCPDDIRGHELTASVYLALSEIYYYQNRYDSCSYYRYTALRELENNKVTNPRAQIGVLCSILQFWLNAHEDIHNDLYIREVVQRINNIERNALATNDSSLLLKIYFHKGGYYNNIGQNDSARYYCERHLQLGQAMKASPSMTIATLLNIGLTYMDDKRPEAALQYYKKALAEIPVQRQSENRYVIFANIFQGEAYAMQHDWKKAIAITEPALARANSFQIMHLSDHAYKTLADAYEALGQYKKANEHRKQYSQIRDSVQRIQKLEMMYDMEVKYRLSDKDKQLAQQELAIERNESRLKTKNFWIIAISASFILILAIGVLIYRNNYHKQTLQAEKIRNLRQEIQIASLQAMVNGEEKERSRIARELHDGIGGTLGAIRTRVSAMVRKYKTAHTNDDFTELMQMLEEASADLRKTAHNLMPEILLQEGLAKASLLFCERVRKGHSLQINTEIWGKVRRLPGDVELTTYRIIQELIHNILKHAGATQALVQIVFHESQLCITVEDNGRGMPADDSHRDGIGLRTIRERIKLLNGQIDTVSTPGEGTSVYIELNLAATKQNSFEQ; from the coding sequence ATGTGGTGTAAGATTAGCATTGCAGTTCGCTTTTTGTGCTTGCTTTTGCTGTCTTGCTATATGAACCTGTTTTCATTGAACGCCCTGGGCCAGGGAGCCGTTGCTGAAAACAAACCCCAAACGATAGTTACTGATACACGTCTGAATGACACTATTTCCATAAACGCGGTAATTAAAACAGCCGATGGTTTGCGGGAGCAATTTATTGACAGCGCCCTGGGGCTGTACAACAAGGCTATGCGCGCCAGCCAGTTACTTCACTATAACTACGGCATGGCTAAAACCCTTTTTGGCATTAGCCGCTGCTATAATAATAAAGAACAAAAAGAAAGCTCCGTTTTCTACGCCCGCCAGGCCCTGAACTGGTGTCCGGACGACATCCGCGGCCACGAACTGACCGCTTCGGTTTACCTGGCCCTTTCGGAGATCTATTACTATCAAAACAGGTACGATTCCTGTTCGTATTACCGCTATACCGCCCTGCGGGAACTGGAGAACAACAAAGTGACGAACCCCCGCGCCCAGATAGGCGTGCTGTGCAGCATCTTACAGTTCTGGCTAAACGCCCATGAAGACATTCACAATGACCTGTACATTCGGGAAGTGGTGCAACGCATCAACAACATAGAGCGGAATGCCCTGGCTACCAACGACAGCTCACTACTGCTGAAGATCTATTTTCATAAAGGTGGATATTATAATAATATAGGGCAGAACGACTCGGCCCGTTATTATTGTGAACGGCACCTGCAACTGGGCCAGGCCATGAAAGCCTCTCCTTCCATGACCATTGCTACCCTGCTCAACATCGGGTTAACCTATATGGACGACAAACGGCCCGAAGCAGCCCTGCAGTATTATAAAAAAGCTCTTGCAGAGATCCCCGTGCAGCGGCAAAGCGAGAACAGGTATGTGATCTTTGCCAATATTTTTCAGGGCGAAGCGTACGCCATGCAGCACGACTGGAAAAAAGCCATCGCCATTACCGAGCCGGCGCTGGCCAGGGCAAACAGTTTCCAGATCATGCACCTCAGCGACCATGCGTACAAAACCCTGGCCGATGCCTATGAAGCCCTGGGCCAATACAAAAAAGCAAATGAACATCGCAAACAATACTCCCAGATCCGCGACAGTGTACAGCGCATCCAGAAGCTGGAGATGATGTATGATATGGAGGTAAAATACCGGCTGAGCGATAAAGATAAACAACTGGCTCAGCAGGAACTGGCCATTGAGCGGAATGAAAGCCGGCTGAAAACGAAAAATTTCTGGATCATTGCCATTTCGGCCAGTTTCATATTAATTTTGGCCATTGGCGTACTGATTTACCGGAATAATTACCATAAACAGACGTTACAAGCAGAAAAAATCCGTAACCTGCGGCAGGAAATACAAATTGCCAGTCTGCAGGCAATGGTGAACGGGGAAGAAAAAGAGCGGAGCCGCATTGCCCGGGAACTGCACGACGGTATTGGTGGAACCCTGGGCGCCATACGAACGAGGGTAAGCGCCATGGTGCGGAAATACAAGACCGCTCATACGAACGATGACTTTACAGAGCTGATGCAAATGCTGGAAGAAGCGTCGGCCGATCTGCGTAAAACCGCTCATAACCTGATGCCGGAGATCTTACTGCAGGAAGGCCTGGCCAAAGCGTCGCTTTTATTCTGTGAACGGGTGCGCAAAGGGCACAGCCTGCAGATCAATACCGAGATCTGGGGAAAAGTAAGGCGGTTGCCCGGTGATGTGGAACTAACCACTTACCGCATTATTCAGGAGTTGATCCACAACATTCTGAAACATGCAGGCGCCACGCAAGCCCTGGTTCAGATCGTTTTTCACGAATCGCAACTGTGCATTACAGTGGAAGACAATGGGCGGGGAATGCCGGCAGATGACAGTCACAGAGACGGCATTGGGCTCAGGACCATTCGCGAACGGATTAAATTATTGAACGGACAAATTGATACAGTAAGTACGCCGGGCGAAGGAACAAGTGTATATATTGAATTGAACCTGGCGGCAACGAAACAAAACAGCTTTGAGCAATGA
- a CDS encoding PKD domain-containing protein — translation MSYGQSFTNKGKEFWVGYGHNALFYANNAQDMVLYLSAEQPAHVTVSISNTTWVRNYTVAAGQVVVSDLIPKNGAEDPRLVGEGISKKNIHIESDAPIVAYAHVFGQYSSGAAMLLPVQTYGYTYVSCNTNQSYGDGTANSHSWFYVVAAENNTRVRITPSMTTASGVLRNQAFEVALNKGEIVNVMGSTLTTGIGNDMSGSTILSIAGADGKCHPISVFSGSSRTEICPGGGQLGPSGDFIMQQVFPATAWGARYLTGITANTDDINTPGVNRFRVYVRDKTTKVFANGSPVPGSLNPYGNYYDFSASTPQYITADKPVMVAQLIVSQGGCGTSSTSYNDPEMIFLSPMEQAINNVSFYSAEKENILNNYLMLTIPAAGINSLSIDGSAPGAGTALDLVIDCPGLPGYKVVVKELSKTGAQHNVRSDSVFNAIAYGLGDHESYGYNAGSYVNNLTYLAEIKNDSSATANSYTCPNTPFTVTVKTLYNVTGIVWNYGLLAGFQPSGNIVYSNPVPDGTEVIDGKTYNIYKQPLPAQAPGTGTYYVPITVTSPSIDNCTNSENIYVEVDVLPGPTADFTAVPDCATKTSAFTASSADPLIDKWRWDFGDKTTDNVSQPNKIYAAGGSYTVNMWAFRSSDGCAGMATKTVSIPATPKVAFDAPAVVCMPYGTADLVNKTTVPGTFSGTLQYGWNFGDGGTAADKSPTHYYVARGSYPVKLVVTTNQGCADSLTTTITNFADRPVAGIGVSNPEQCTGTSFGFTDKSTYPGNATGASYKWTYGDGTTGTTANPAKTYKQAGSYTVTMAVTSSDGCISDTASTVVKIHATPVVDAGPDLITEPGKAVLLNATVTPATATVTWSPPTNLSNPGQLQPMASPVETTRYYITATGEMGCTATDSMLLKVFKELKVPNAFTPNGDGKNDTWRIPGLEDYKNATVQVFNRWGQIVFKSTGYSNPWRGDINGTPLPTGAYYYVIQTKEGDHGTITGMVMIVR, via the coding sequence TTGTCATATGGGCAGAGCTTTACCAACAAGGGAAAGGAATTTTGGGTGGGCTATGGCCACAACGCTCTTTTTTATGCCAACAATGCGCAGGATATGGTACTGTACCTGAGCGCCGAGCAGCCTGCTCATGTTACTGTAAGCATTTCCAATACAACATGGGTAAGGAACTATACCGTAGCCGCCGGCCAGGTGGTGGTCTCCGACCTCATTCCTAAAAATGGAGCCGAAGATCCCCGGTTGGTGGGGGAAGGAATTTCCAAAAAGAATATTCATATCGAAAGTGATGCGCCCATTGTAGCCTATGCGCATGTGTTTGGCCAGTACAGCTCTGGCGCTGCCATGTTGCTGCCGGTTCAAACATATGGATATACCTATGTTTCCTGCAATACGAATCAGAGTTATGGTGATGGTACTGCCAATTCACATTCCTGGTTCTATGTGGTGGCGGCAGAGAACAATACCCGGGTGCGGATCACGCCTTCAATGACAACTGCAAGTGGGGTACTGCGGAATCAGGCGTTTGAAGTAGCCTTGAACAAAGGAGAGATTGTTAATGTAATGGGAAGTACACTTACTACCGGGATAGGTAATGATATGTCGGGCAGTACTATCCTGTCGATCGCCGGAGCCGATGGCAAGTGTCACCCGATCTCTGTATTTTCAGGAAGCAGCCGTACCGAGATCTGTCCGGGTGGCGGTCAGTTAGGACCAAGTGGTGATTTTATTATGCAACAGGTTTTCCCCGCCACGGCCTGGGGCGCCCGTTACCTTACAGGCATTACCGCTAACACCGATGATATTAATACCCCGGGTGTAAACCGTTTCCGGGTATATGTACGCGATAAAACAACAAAAGTATTTGCCAATGGCAGCCCGGTACCAGGTAGTTTGAATCCATATGGTAACTATTACGATTTCAGCGCATCAACCCCGCAATATATCACCGCCGATAAACCTGTTATGGTGGCCCAGCTCATTGTTTCACAGGGAGGCTGTGGTACCAGCTCTACCAGTTATAATGATCCGGAGATGATCTTTCTGAGCCCGATGGAACAGGCAATCAATAATGTTTCGTTCTACAGCGCTGAAAAGGAAAACATCCTGAACAATTATTTAATGCTCACCATCCCCGCGGCCGGGATAAACTCCCTGTCGATCGATGGAAGCGCCCCCGGCGCAGGTACTGCGCTGGACCTTGTTATAGATTGTCCCGGTTTACCTGGCTATAAAGTGGTGGTGAAAGAATTGTCGAAAACCGGGGCCCAGCATAATGTGCGTAGCGATTCGGTTTTCAATGCCATTGCTTACGGCCTCGGTGATCATGAAAGTTATGGTTACAATGCCGGCAGTTATGTAAATAACCTCACCTACCTGGCAGAAATTAAAAACGACAGCAGTGCAACTGCCAATTCATATACCTGTCCCAATACTCCTTTTACCGTAACGGTAAAAACATTGTATAATGTTACCGGTATTGTCTGGAATTATGGACTGCTGGCGGGTTTTCAACCCAGCGGCAACATCGTATACAGCAACCCGGTACCCGATGGTACGGAAGTGATCGATGGCAAAACCTACAATATTTATAAACAACCGTTACCCGCGCAGGCGCCGGGAACCGGTACCTACTATGTGCCCATTACTGTTACATCGCCTTCTATTGATAATTGCACCAACAGCGAAAACATTTATGTAGAAGTGGACGTATTACCCGGTCCCACAGCCGATTTTACTGCTGTTCCGGATTGCGCCACCAAAACCTCTGCCTTTACCGCCAGCTCTGCCGATCCCCTGATCGACAAATGGCGCTGGGATTTTGGCGATAAAACTACAGACAATGTAAGCCAGCCAAACAAGATCTACGCAGCTGGTGGATCCTATACGGTAAACATGTGGGCTTTCAGAAGCAGCGATGGTTGTGCCGGGATGGCCACCAAAACAGTAAGCATACCTGCTACGCCCAAAGTGGCATTTGACGCACCTGCAGTAGTATGTATGCCTTATGGTACCGCTGATTTGGTAAACAAAACCACCGTGCCGGGTACGTTTTCCGGTACGTTACAATATGGCTGGAACTTTGGTGATGGTGGAACCGCTGCCGATAAAAGTCCCACGCATTATTATGTGGCCCGCGGATCGTACCCCGTTAAACTGGTGGTTACAACCAACCAGGGATGTGCAGATTCATTAACTACTACCATTACAAATTTTGCCGACAGACCTGTGGCCGGCATAGGCGTAAGCAATCCTGAACAATGTACCGGAACATCCTTCGGCTTTACTGACAAAAGTACTTATCCTGGTAATGCTACCGGCGCCAGCTACAAATGGACCTATGGCGATGGCACTACCGGAACAACAGCTAATCCTGCCAAAACCTACAAACAAGCCGGTTCCTATACAGTTACCATGGCCGTTACCAGCAGTGATGGTTGTATTTCCGATACCGCTTCAACAGTGGTGAAAATACATGCTACCCCTGTGGTTGATGCCGGTCCGGACCTGATAACAGAACCTGGCAAGGCCGTACTGTTAAACGCAACAGTAACGCCTGCCACTGCTACAGTTACCTGGTCGCCTCCAACTAATTTATCGAATCCCGGTCAGTTACAACCCATGGCTTCGCCTGTGGAAACCACCCGGTACTACATTACTGCTACCGGCGAAATGGGCTGCACCGCCACCGACAGCATGTTGCTGAAAGTGTTTAAGGAATTGAAGGTTCCGAATGCCTTTACACCAAACGGTGATGGTAAGAACGATACCTGGCGTATTCCGGGTCTTGAAGATTATAAGAATGCAACCGTTCAGGTATTTAACCGCTGGGGACAGATCGTATTCAAAAGCACGGGCTACAGCAATCCCTGGCGCGGCGATATCAATGGCACGCCATTACCAACCGGCGCCTACTATTATGTTATTCAAACGAAAGAAGGCGATCATGGTACTATTACGGGTATGGTAATGATCGTTCGGTAA
- a CDS encoding gliding motility-associated C-terminal domain-containing protein → MRILKRLSSYCNLFIVRIIVICGLCVPVSRLQAQISGNYTIDSRQPTAGRNFNSFNDCVNFLSGGLTGAVTVTVAAGSGPYNERILLIEDIKSSVTKPLIFNCNGVTLTYLSTDAFNRELVLLNHVNYVTIDNLKIVPTALTNSEFGVGVHIVNDANHNTIRNCTILNNINTSVPQNNDGIVINGSVDFASAQGNSFCDSNLISNNTITGGNSGITLSSVPASNEQMTYMKGNQIIDNKISGYWNVGIYLFYNDGLLVQGNDVSAPVDIRSDGITLFEPNINTQIINNKIHHFYDATADPNGRYNGIDVGQAFASATTANLIANNLIYDFQSGGEQYGIYADGGTYMNIYHNTISLDNHAVTGSKETAGIYTNVYSGLNVVDNIITISRTTTDKNYGFHMAATIPQLSSERNLFYVPSGGSTNAVGYSGGTQTTLANWQTKTGKDLLSVSSDPLYTDPINFNLIPTDKTIDNLGQYVGINNDITGAVRNNQHPDIGAYEFLTPTCVGPAVGGAATMLPGSPICEGSPMALNLTGNSFGTGQTYQWQTSATINGTYSNVGAALAHPATNSYNAISTLYYRAAVTCGSQTDYSTPILVTVSPSLPAATYTINNLQPTSGTNYQTFNDALNAIRCGIRGPVVFNVVDNGTVYREQLIIPKINGTSSTNTVTFKGNGATLAFLSTNTNERAVVKFNGAQYFIFDGLKVNPDATASGQYGAGFQFINGATHNTVKNCTITMSMAVATAPDLAGIAMSPLASNYTNTANPSFNDSNTITGNTIIGGNIGISCTSSANGYTQGNIITNNIIKDFRQYGITVVNTQNMLIEGNDISRPARTLNFGGTGTGTTTNCINTDGNHNNLVISKNRIHDPFGAAKTNTGAVNGIMNNSNIPDLNESITVSNNLIYNFNSNSQQYAINNLGSYNVNYYHNTIVLDDAAASTQNTRGINMGGVTTVGLVVKDNNIVIKRGGTGAKYCFYLGGAGSTYISDYNNFFNGSTTGTRNFVGNLFGSDYAALGATWQAAWLSDTNSISMDPVFLSPSTGDYTPNIPAFDNKGIPVGITTDINNQARHAKPDIGAFEFSFCLALTRPVVTVSNTTTNLVSFSWNAVTNATGYLVSTDGVNYTAPSSGATGTTHTVSNVLAGTDVSLTVIALGTTVDCPNDTSAKVTGRTLCLQLGAGPTVQIDTTTTTSIRFSWLTVTNATGYKVSTDGVNYVNPSSGPTGLYHVVTGLTAGAEVDFTVRALGTSANCPTATSPRVVAHTLNNKYFVPNAFTPNNNGKSDVFKIESPEIRTMRLMIFNQWGEKIFESSSQQNGWDGTYNGKQQPVGVYVYALTMTMLDGTVVNKKGTISLIR, encoded by the coding sequence ATGCGTATTTTGAAACGCCTGAGTTCGTATTGTAATTTATTTATAGTAAGGATCATTGTGATTTGTGGCTTGTGTGTACCTGTTAGCCGGTTACAGGCCCAGATCTCCGGAAATTATACCATCGATAGCAGACAACCCACAGCCGGCAGGAATTTCAATTCATTCAATGATTGTGTGAATTTTCTGTCTGGCGGTCTTACCGGCGCTGTTACTGTTACCGTAGCGGCTGGTAGCGGCCCGTATAATGAGCGGATCCTCCTGATAGAAGACATTAAAAGTTCAGTTACCAAACCGCTTATCTTCAATTGTAACGGTGTTACGCTTACCTATCTTTCAACCGACGCCTTTAACCGCGAACTGGTACTGCTGAACCATGTTAACTACGTTACCATCGATAACCTGAAGATCGTTCCAACGGCGCTTACCAACTCTGAGTTTGGGGTAGGGGTGCATATCGTAAACGATGCCAACCACAATACCATACGGAATTGTACGATCCTGAATAACATAAATACCAGTGTACCGCAAAACAATGACGGGATCGTTATCAACGGGTCGGTTGATTTTGCTTCTGCGCAGGGAAACAGTTTTTGTGATAGCAACCTGATCAGCAATAATACCATCACTGGCGGAAATTCAGGTATTACTCTGTCAAGTGTACCTGCGTCCAATGAACAGATGACTTATATGAAAGGAAACCAGATCATCGATAACAAGATCTCCGGTTACTGGAATGTTGGAATTTATTTGTTTTATAACGATGGCTTGCTGGTACAGGGCAATGATGTAAGTGCCCCTGTTGATATCAGGTCTGATGGTATTACGTTGTTTGAACCTAATATCAATACGCAGATCATTAACAACAAGATCCACCACTTTTATGACGCCACCGCCGACCCTAATGGCCGTTACAATGGAATTGATGTGGGCCAGGCCTTTGCTTCAGCGACAACGGCCAATTTAATAGCCAATAATCTTATTTATGATTTTCAAAGCGGCGGGGAGCAGTATGGTATTTATGCCGATGGCGGCACGTACATGAATATTTACCACAATACCATTTCGCTCGATAACCATGCGGTTACCGGCAGTAAAGAAACGGCTGGCATTTACACGAATGTATACAGCGGACTGAATGTAGTAGATAACATAATTACCATCAGCCGTACCACTACCGATAAGAACTATGGGTTTCACATGGCGGCCACCATACCGCAGTTAAGTAGTGAGCGTAACCTGTTTTATGTGCCTTCAGGCGGCTCTACCAATGCGGTAGGGTATAGTGGCGGTACACAAACCACGCTGGCTAACTGGCAAACAAAAACAGGTAAAGACCTGCTTTCAGTAAGTTCTGATCCGCTATATACCGACCCCATCAATTTTAACCTGATACCCACCGATAAAACCATCGACAACCTGGGCCAGTATGTAGGTATCAATAACGATATCACCGGTGCTGTTCGTAACAACCAGCACCCTGATATTGGCGCCTATGAATTTTTAACGCCTACCTGCGTAGGCCCTGCAGTAGGTGGCGCCGCTACCATGTTACCCGGTTCACCCATTTGTGAAGGATCGCCCATGGCGTTGAATCTTACCGGTAATTCATTTGGTACCGGCCAAACCTACCAATGGCAAACATCCGCTACCATCAACGGAACTTATAGTAATGTCGGCGCAGCACTGGCGCACCCGGCAACCAACAGCTACAATGCTATCAGCACCCTGTACTATCGTGCAGCGGTAACCTGTGGATCGCAGACTGACTATTCAACCCCCATTCTGGTAACTGTTTCACCTTCACTGCCTGCAGCTACCTATACCATCAATAACCTGCAGCCTACAAGCGGCACCAACTACCAAACCTTTAATGATGCCCTGAATGCTATCCGTTGCGGTATCCGCGGCCCGGTGGTATTTAATGTTGTTGACAATGGTACTGTATATCGAGAGCAATTGATCATACCTAAAATAAATGGTACTTCTTCCACCAACACCGTTACCTTCAAAGGTAATGGCGCTACCCTGGCATTTTTAAGTACCAATACCAATGAAAGAGCGGTGGTTAAATTCAATGGCGCCCAGTATTTCATTTTCGATGGCCTGAAGGTAAATCCCGATGCTACTGCAAGCGGTCAATATGGTGCAGGTTTTCAATTTATCAACGGCGCCACACACAATACCGTTAAGAACTGTACTATTACCATGAGCATGGCCGTAGCTACAGCCCCCGATTTGGCAGGTATTGCCATGAGCCCACTGGCCAGCAATTATACCAATACAGCTAATCCCAGCTTTAATGATAGTAATACCATTACCGGTAATACCATCATCGGTGGTAATATTGGTATTTCATGTACTTCTTCGGCAAATGGATATACACAGGGGAACATAATCACCAATAACATAATTAAAGACTTCCGTCAATATGGTATAACTGTGGTAAATACCCAGAACATGCTGATAGAAGGCAACGATATCAGCCGGCCTGCCCGTACACTCAACTTCGGCGGTACTGGTACCGGTACTACAACCAACTGTATCAATACTGATGGTAACCACAATAACCTGGTTATTTCAAAAAACAGGATCCATGATCCGTTCGGTGCAGCCAAAACAAATACAGGCGCCGTAAACGGGATCATGAATAATTCAAACATTCCTGATCTCAACGAATCGATCACCGTTAGCAATAACCTCATCTATAACTTTAACAGCAACAGTCAGCAATATGCAATTAATAATCTTGGTTCCTATAATGTAAACTATTATCACAATACAATTGTGTTGGATGATGCTGCGGCCTCAACCCAGAATACCAGGGGGATCAATATGGGAGGGGTAACAACCGTGGGCCTCGTAGTGAAGGATAATAACATCGTTATCAAAAGAGGAGGTACCGGTGCCAAGTATTGTTTTTATCTTGGTGGCGCAGGTTCTACTTATATTTCAGATTATAACAATTTTTTCAACGGGTCAACAACCGGTACCAGGAATTTCGTTGGTAATTTATTTGGCAGTGATTACGCTGCTTTGGGGGCAACCTGGCAAGCTGCCTGGCTATCTGATACCAACTCCATAAGTATGGACCCGGTTTTCCTTAGCCCTTCTACAGGTGATTATACTCCTAACATCCCGGCATTCGATAACAAGGGTATTCCCGTTGGCATCACTACCGATATCAACAACCAGGCCCGTCATGCAAAACCAGATATCGGCGCTTTTGAATTCAGTTTTTGTTTAGCGTTGACCAGGCCTGTTGTTACAGTAAGCAATACTACTACCAACCTGGTAAGCTTTAGCTGGAATGCGGTAACCAATGCAACCGGTTACCTGGTGTCGACCGATGGCGTAAATTATACAGCGCCTTCTTCCGGCGCCACAGGTACTACACATACCGTTTCAAATGTTCTTGCCGGAACCGATGTTTCCCTGACGGTAATTGCACTGGGAACAACGGTAGACTGTCCTAACGATACATCAGCAAAAGTAACCGGCCGTACCCTTTGTTTACAATTAGGTGCAGGACCTACTGTTCAGATCGACACCACTACCACTACATCTATCCGCTTCTCCTGGTTGACGGTAACCAATGCAACCGGTTATAAAGTATCAACCGATGGCGTGAATTATGTGAACCCATCTTCAGGCCCAACCGGTTTATACCATGTGGTTACCGGTTTAACAGCAGGTGCAGAGGTTGACTTTACCGTGCGGGCGCTGGGCACTTCAGCTAATTGCCCAACAGCCACTTCACCCCGGGTAGTGGCGCATACGTTGAACAACAAGTATTTCGTACCCAACGCCTTTACACCTAACAATAATGGGAAGAGCGACGTATTTAAAATAGAAAGCCCGGAAATAAGAACCATGCGGTTGATGATCTTTAACCAGTGGGGTGAAAAGATCTTCGAAAGCAGCAGCCAGCAAAATGGTTGGGATGGTACTTACAATGGTAAACAACAACCGGTAGGGGTGTATGTGTATGCGCTCACCATGACCATGCTGGATGGTACTGTTGTAAACAAAAAAGGAACGATCAGTTTGATCCGCTAA
- a CDS encoding PorP/SprF family type IX secretion system membrane protein, with the protein MRNLAIFTMGLMAVLSGICTQAQTDPHYSQYYIYPLWLNPGLTGVMDGDYRVTAIYRRQWDAVSSPYVTPGISADITTNKNLNVGLNIMNQQAGSGGYNYLTAYASMAYTGVRFGTDGNQHISMGMSFGLINRRFDPSKLQTNGMYNPATGEVSTVNDEPLNKTSGSSFDAGAGVVYYDATPGKKMNLFAGLSGYHLTQPEDPFTTGPDKTKMPVRITAHGGAQFNISEGLSITPNLLYMRQGKATEKMIGAYVQSNINEDADFLLGANYRIKDAIVPYVGLYYKTFVLGLSYDVGTSDLSKISGKANSFEISLSVMGHRSVKTKRVPFVCPAM; encoded by the coding sequence ATGAGAAACCTCGCTATATTCACAATGGGGCTGATGGCTGTGCTGAGTGGTATTTGCACCCAGGCGCAAACAGACCCGCACTACTCGCAGTATTACATATATCCGTTGTGGCTGAATCCAGGCTTAACGGGTGTTATGGATGGTGACTACCGCGTAACGGCCATTTATCGCCGTCAATGGGATGCTGTTTCCAGTCCGTATGTAACCCCCGGTATATCGGCAGATATTACCACTAACAAGAATTTAAATGTGGGGCTGAACATCATGAACCAGCAGGCCGGTAGTGGCGGGTATAATTATTTGACGGCTTATGCCTCTATGGCGTATACCGGCGTACGGTTTGGGACCGATGGCAACCAGCACATTTCAATGGGGATGTCATTCGGGTTGATCAACCGCCGTTTCGATCCGTCGAAACTGCAGACCAATGGGATGTATAACCCGGCCACCGGAGAAGTGAGTACCGTTAATGATGAACCGCTGAATAAAACTTCCGGTTCCAGTTTCGATGCCGGCGCCGGTGTGGTGTATTACGATGCCACCCCTGGCAAAAAGATGAACCTGTTTGCCGGGCTCTCGGGGTACCATTTAACGCAGCCGGAAGATCCTTTTACCACCGGGCCCGACAAAACAAAGATGCCCGTTCGCATAACGGCCCATGGCGGTGCGCAGTTCAATATTTCCGAAGGGCTCAGCATTACACCCAACCTGCTGTACATGCGCCAGGGAAAGGCTACTGAAAAAATGATCGGCGCTTATGTACAAAGCAACATCAATGAAGATGCCGACTTTTTGTTGGGCGCCAACTACCGCATCAAAGACGCTATCGTTCCCTATGTAGGCTTATATTATAAAACGTTTGTACTGGGCCTTAGCTATGATGTTGGTACTTCGGATCTGTCGAAGATCAGTGGTAAAGCCAACAGCTTTGAGATCTCGCTGTCTGTAATGGGTCACCGGTCAGTTAAAACAAAACGGGTTCCGTTTGTTTGTCCGGCCATGTAA